From the Tribolium castaneum strain GA2 chromosome 2, icTriCast1.1, whole genome shotgun sequence genome, one window contains:
- the LOC658893 gene encoding selenoprotein M produces MKICASLLVSCVAFLALASAEAANDSKIARARVESCPSCKLNRLPEVKAFIYEDLPKYDNTEFKKIQGAPPVLLFLNDADEIVEQHSLEKFSRQECNNLLKSKGFNIKNKEL; encoded by the exons atgaaaatttgtgcGTCTTTACTCGTTTCATGTGTTGCCTTTTTGGCATTGGCAAGTGCAGAGGCAGCAAATGATAGTAAAATTGCAAGGGCCAGGGTCGAA AGCTGCCCGAGTTGTAAACTCAACAGATTGCCAGAAGTGAAAGCATTCATTTACGAGGACCTTCCGAAATACGACAATACGGAGTTTAAGAAAATTCAGGGGGCGCCCCCCGTCctcttatttttaaatgacgcCGATGAAATCGTCGAACAACACTCATTGGAGAAGTTCAGCCGACAGGAGTGCAACAACTTGCTTAAAAGCAAAggttttaacattaaaaacaaggagctgtaa
- the LOC100141976 gene encoding dynein axonemal intermediate chain 4 produces the protein MASSPRTGRSVTKSSVSYDPGYQSSLRKLRGKDRESLRPKTILTAPKYQVIPVIFDGVDVTPISLNPYVFEGGRERQISIMDNLTKDSFMLHHHSLSRVESQKFQTNILLQKQEGETATFTHRSMVTSAYFGDEILLPDVSLRSKSEFSQQEIVYDEESVEGKPELPIPEHVSLVLVETETMFLLDLPSSTVSKTSEGANDVEEDNKLYEFLTKGKGRNRKVIAVGIQTVPILKKARDTETKKMRFRNNSTYVSAWEMYDTFQELEEEAHEEFEDKLSDEEMGTLVEEEHRLNDAASLESYRMSAEDKQLNKIVRSKAFHDALIVIERILGNNCYNAQQKRYKGLSEPDVFRENIEYKYRLELLWTYANDETDSRCVTGVAFNSFNEDLVAVAYGKYFYTDRSATGMVMIWNIKNPQQPERQYDFETAVTSLAFSKVNPNLLAVGFYNGDLKILDVSKREISAIREDDTFFEPVWSILWFQQGGDEDLMVSFGDGRVCRYQITTARDLKRTQIMITAAAEGKLKGIKYLKKCEGKNISISGYDQARCLAMHPCDPFTYFVGTSEGVVHRCSTNYYNEHMDLFKAHDGAIHTIRFSPFANKLYYTCGDDFRARLWVDGISECLVTSEPSMLPVLDVDWSPEHPTVIATIRGPDILIWDLQRKMHQSQSISKTPHNIFNTVCRFTPNGRSLMVGDMKGNVHVYCLEDMPIPPFFPENLISQSLKKLLVTRPDLMKKLRKLGSLKFDDRQFSKYFN, from the coding sequence ATGGCTTCTTCGCCCCGAACCGGCCGTTCGGTCACCAAATCCAGCGTTTCGTACGACCCTGGCTACCAAAGCAGCCTCCGCAAACTGCGCGGCAAAGACCGGGAATCTCTCCGCCCCAAAACAATCCTCACCGCCCCCAAATACCAAGTCATCCCCGTGATTTTCGATGGCGTGGACGTCACCCCCATATCCCTCAACCCCTACGTCTTCGAGGGCGGGCGCGAGCGCCAGATCAGCATCATGGACAACCTGACCAAAGACAGCTTCATGCTGCACCACCACTCGCTCAGCCGAGTCGAATCCCAAAAGTTCCAAACCAACATCCTGCTCCAGAAGCAGGAAGGCGAGACTGCGACCTTCACGCACCGGAGCATGGTAACTTCGGCCTACTTCGGCGACGAAATCCTCCTCCCGGATGTGAGTTTGAGGAGCAAATCGGAGTTTTCGCAGCAGGAGATTGTGTACGATGAGGAGTCGGTGGAAGGGAAGCCTGAACTGCCGATCCCGGAGCATGTTAGTCTGGTCCTGGTGGAGACCGAGACCATGTTCCTGCTGGATTTGCCGAGTTCGACCGTTTCGAAGACAAGTGAAGGGGCCAACGATGTTGAGGAGGACAACAAGTTGTACGAGTTTCTGACCAAGGGGAAGGGGCGCAATCGGAAGGTGATAGCAGTGGGGATACAAACTGTGCCGATTTTGAAGAAAGCAAGGGACACGGAGACGAAGAAGATGAGGTTTAGGAACAATTCCACGTACGTTTCCGCCTGGGAGATGTACGATACGTTCCAAGAGTTGGAGGAGGAAGCCCATGAGGAGTTCGAAGATAAGTTGAGTGATGAAGAAATGGGGACTTTGGTTGAGGAAGAGCACAGGTTGAACGACGCTGCGTCCCTTGAGAGTTACCGGATGTCCGCCGAAGACAAACAGTTGAACAAAATTGTGAGGAGTAAAGCTTTCCATGATGCCCTTATTGTCATTGAACGCATCCTTGGGAATAACTGTTACAACGCGCAGCAAAAGCGCTACAAAGGCCTTTCGGAGCCGGACGTCTTCCGCGAAAACATCGAATACAAGTACAGGTTGGAACTTCTATGGACTTACGCGAATGATGAAACCGACTCCAGATGTGTCACCGGAGTGGCCTTCAATTCCTTCAACGAAGACTTAGTTGCAGTGGCGTACGGCAAGTACTTCTACACTGACCGGAGCGCAACCGGAATGGTGATGATCTGGAACATCAAAAATCCGCAACAGCCGGAACGCCAGTACGACTTTGAAACGGCCGTAACATCTCTTGCGTTTTCTAAAGTGAACCCGAATTTGCTCGCTGTGGGGTTCTACAACGGCGATTTGAAAATTCTGGACGTTAGTAAGCGGGAAATTTCGGCGATTCGGGAAGACGATACGTTTTTCGAACCCGTCTGGAGCATCCTTTGGTTCCAGCAAGGCGGGGATGAGGACCTTATGGTTAGTTTCGGGGACGGCCGTGTGTGTCGCTACCAAATAACGACAGCTCGGGATTTGAAACGGACGCAGATTATGATAACTGCCGCGGCCGAAGGGAAGTTGAAAGGGATcaagtatttgaaaaaatgtgaagGGAAGAATATCTCCATTTCGGGATATGACCAAGCCAGGTGTTTGGCGATGCACCCGTGTGACCCCTTCACTTACTTCGTCGGGACCAGTGAAGGGGTGGTTCATAGATGCTCCACTAACTACTACAACGAGCACATGGACCTGTTCAAGGCCCATGATGGTGCAATCCACACCATACGTTTCTCCCCTTTTGCCAACAAGTTGTACTACACTTGTGGTGACGATTTTAGGGCGCGTCTTTGGGTAGACGGTATTTCGGAATGTTTGGTAACTTCGGAACCGTCCATGTTACCAGTGCTGGACGTTGACTGGAGTCCGGAGCACCCAACGGTCATTGCGACCATTCGAGGTCCAGATATACTAATATGGGATCTTCAAAGGAAGATGCATCAGTCGCAGTCTATCAGCAAGACGCctcataatatttttaacaccGTCTGCAGGTTTACGCCCAATGGTCGTAGTTTAATGGTCGGCGATATGAAGGGGAATGTGCATGTGTACTGTCTGGAGGATATGCCCATACCGCCGTTCTTCCCCGAGAATCTTATCTcgcaaagtttgaaaaaactcTTGGTTACGAGACCGGATTTGATGAAGAAGTTGCGCAAGTTGGGGTCGTTGAAGTTCGACGATAGgcagttttcgaaatattttaattaa
- the LOC658686 gene encoding dynein axonemal intermediate chain 4 yields MLRKIPKHVTIVLNETETLFLLELPSSVVPRDTDEGEAAEMDNRLYEYLTKGKGRNRKVATTGVQTRPVLMKTRNTEPVQYKFRDNSTFASNWEMYDTYNASFVESVELEETNDHELIAEVSLDELRKSRETKELEKLSVNKNYFDAVLVIERLLANNCYNNEQKKFKGLVDEAEEIRYDYKLDLLWTFANEDTKNRCVTGISFNSFTEDMVAVGYGKYYFIDRRKTGVVMVWNIKNPKQPEREYYFRHPVTSLAFSTKDPNYLAVGFYNGELLVIDVSKRDFEMVGEDSSTSFKPAWNMVWLEQNQKEFLLVCFGDGRVCKYLVTQAKLECVQIMRTDKIEGKLKGLPALRLFEGNQVSSSRYAGALCLSVHKPDPAFYLVGTEEGVIHKCAASYCTHHVDMFKAHEGPIHTIKFSPFVEKVFATCGDDFQKCLWIEGISEPLIVSRFCMEPVLDVDWSPSHSTIIASLRGMDIFLWDLQRKIYLPQSQTKSPTNSRNTVCKFSACGKCLVVGDIDGNVHTFAVSGLPIPAFFQQNLFFQSIKNILQTNTDLIGKLEKLAN; encoded by the coding sequence ATGCTGCGAAAAATCCCAAAACATGTGACTATTGTGTTAAACGAGACGGAAACCCTTTTCTTGCTTGAACTTCCAAGTTCTGTGGTCCCGCGGGACACTGACGAGGGCGAAGCCGCCGAGATGGACAACCGCCTTTACGAATACTTAACAAAGGGTAAAGGGCGTAATCGCAAAGTTGCAACAACTGGAGTACAAACGAGGCCTGTTTTAATGAAAACGCGAAACACGGAACCCGTCCAGTACAAGTTCAGGGACAACTCAACGTTTGCTTCAAACTGGGAGATGTATGATACCTACAATGCCAGTTTTGTTGAAAGTGTTGAGTTGGAGGAAACAAACGACCATGAGTTAATTGCGGAAGTGTCTTTGGATGAACTAAGGAAGAGTCGAGAGACCAAAGAGTTGGAGAAGTTGTCAGTGAATAAAAACTACTTCGACGCTGTTCTAGTAATTGAACGCCTTTTGGCCAACAATTGTTACAACAACGAACAGAAGAAGTTCAAAGGGTTGGTGGACGAGGCCGAGGAAATCCGCTACGATTACAAGCTGGACTTGCTGTGGACTTTCGCCAACGAAGACACGAAAAATAGGTGCGTTACCGGGATCTCGTTCAATTCTTTCACCGAAGATATGGTAGCTGTGGGCTATGGCAAGTACTATTTTATTGACCGGAGAAAGACCGGGGTTGTGATGGTGTGGAACATAAAAAATCCCAAACAGCCCGAGCGCGAGTACTACTTCAGACACCCGGTCACGTCCCTTGCGTTTTCAACAAAAGACCCGAACTATCTGGCTGTTGGGTTCTACAATGGGGAGCTCCTAGTTATAGATGTCAGCAAAAGGGACTTTGAGATGGTTGGGGAGGACTCTAGCACTTCGTTTAAACCGGCCTGGAACATGGTATGGCTGGAGCAAAACCAGAAGGAATTTCTCCTGGTTTGTTTCGGCGACGGTCGGGTTTGCAAGTACTTGGTGACCCAAGCGAAGCTCGAGTGTGTACAAATTATGAGGACGGATAAAATTGAAGGGAAGCTGAAAGGGTTACCAGCCTTGCGGTTGTTTGAAGGCAATCAGGTTTCGTCGTCTAGGTATGCCGGCGCTCTTTGCTTAAGTGTGCACAAGCCGGACCCTGCCTTCTACCTTGTGGGTACAGAGGAAGGTGTCATACACAAGTGTGCCGCAAGTTACTGTACCCACCATGTGGACATGTTCAAAGCGCATGAAGGCCCCATTCACACTATTAAGTTTTCACCATTTGTTGAAAAAGTGTTTGCGACCTGTGGTGACGACTTTCAGAAGTGTTTGTGGATCGAGGGGATTAGTGAGCCCTTGATTGTCTCGCGGTTTTGCATGGAGCCGGTGCTTGATGTCGACTGGAGTCCGTCACACTCGACTATCATTGCAAGTCTTCGCGGCATGGACATCTTCCTGTGGGACTTGCAAAGGAAGATCTACTTGCCACAGTCCCAAACTAAGTCACCCACGAATTCAAGAAACACGGTTTGTAAGTTTAGTGCTTGTGGCAAGTGTTTAGTGGTCGGGGACATTGACGGTAATGTCCACACGTTTGCTGTGAGCGGGCTACCAATTCCTGCCTTCTTTCAACAAAACCTATTTTTCCAGTCGATTAAAAACATCCTGCAAACCAATACGGATCTAATCGGCAAACTCGAAAAGTTGGCAAATTAA
- the LOC658819 gene encoding E3 ubiquitin-protein ligase RNF185: MSSNTTENAKHSAEHPDGDGAGATDEDKKDDRMFECNICLDTARDAVVSMCGHLFCWPCLHQWLETRPNRQVCPVCKAAISKEKVIPLYGRGSTKQEDPREKVPPRPAGQRTEPEPGSTFPGFGFGGDNGFHMSFGIGAFPFGFFTSTFNFGDARPSPAPRGTQQHMEEQFLSKLFLWLAVLFIAWLILA, translated from the exons ATGTCTTCAAACACCACAGAGAATGCCAAGCACTCGGCGGAGCACCCCGACGGTGACGGCGCCGGTGCCACCGACGAGGACAAGAAGGACGATCGCATGTTCGAGTGCAACATTTGCCTGGACACTGCCAGGGACGCGGTGGTCAGCATGTGCGGACACCTGTTCTG CTGGCCGTGCCTGCACCAGTGGCTCGAGACGCGGCCCAATCGGCAGGTGTGCCCCGTCTGCAAGGCGGCCATCAGCAAGGAGAAGGTGATCCCGCTGTACGGCCGCGGCAGCACCAAGCAGGAGGACCCGCGCGAGAAGGTGCCCCCCCGGCCCGCCGGCCAGCGCACCGAGCCCGAGCCTGGCTCGACCTTCCCAGGGTTCGGCTTCGGGGGCGATAACGGGTTTCACATGTCTTTCGGAATAGGTGCTTTCCCCTTCGGCTTCTTCACCTCCACGTTCAACTTCGGGGACGCCAGGCCGAGCCCGGCCCCCAGGGGCACCCAGCAGCACATGGAGGAGCAGTTCTTGTCCAAGCTCTTCCTGTGGCTGGCTGTGCTGTTCATCGCTTGGCTGATTTTGGcataa